The window CGTGATGGCGCTGACCGGCAAACCGAAGAGTTCGACGTCGCGACTGCTTCGTTCGCTGCGCGATTGCGGCCTGCTCGAACAAGATCCGCATACGCGCCGCTATCGGCCGGGCCTCCTGACCTTCGAACTCGGGCGGCTCCACCGCGCCCATGACGATCTGCTTGAGCTTGCGGAACGCGAATTGCGCGACGTCTGCGCGCGCACCGGACACACGGGTTACATTGCCGTGCTGGACGGCTTCGAGCAGGTCGTGCTGCGCATCGCACCGGGATCGAACCCGCTGCGCGTGGTCAATCCGCCGGGACAGCGGACGCCGGCGCTCATGACATCGAACGGGCGGGCGATGCTCGCGCGGCTGAGCGACACAGACATTCGCGCCCGCGTGCCGACGCCCTATCCGAAGCTGCCGCACAACTCGCCACAGACCTTCGCTGAGCTGATGGCGCGGCTGAACGAAATCCGGCGCACCGGCGTGTCCGACGCCGCCGATGAATCCATCGAAGGCGTCGGCTCGCAAGGCTTTGCGCTCGCCAGCGGTGAAACCGGTGAACTGATCGGCATCGCCATTTCTTATTCGGTGCAAGCGACGACGGCCAATGAGCGGGCCCAGGTGCGCAAGGAACTGGCCGCGATGGCGGCGAAGCTCGGCCGCCTCACCGGCGATCCGTTGCTTGGAT is drawn from Bradyrhizobium prioriisuperbiae and contains these coding sequences:
- a CDS encoding IclR family transcriptional regulator, with the protein product MSALTNAIDILRCFSAARPDLSFADVMALTGKPKSSTSRLLRSLRDCGLLEQDPHTRRYRPGLLTFELGRLHRAHDDLLELAERELRDVCARTGHTGYIAVLDGFEQVVLRIAPGSNPLRVVNPPGQRTPALMTSNGRAMLARLSDTDIRARVPTPYPKLPHNSPQTFAELMARLNEIRRTGVSDAADESIEGVGSQGFALASGETGELIGIAISYSVQATTANERAQVRKELAAMAAKLGRLTGDPLLGYDGPPRSGAIGR